One window from the genome of Vibrio vulnificus NBRC 15645 = ATCC 27562 encodes:
- a CDS encoding porin family protein encodes MKKIMLACSTLLLSQPVFAEKMGELPNYFYLGAGTIAFDVSAYGDNSGSELSTPNFTIGFGKNFNEHVAVEGLFRYTQNEVTNSTAGTSLNLDYYQAGVSALLSTGNLGDSPISLFGRLSGLITQANMYDVTNNAVKISEEAGMIFNVGGGLGWDMGQNFWLKAEYVYSFADAGFNDFYDKYSGFQLSIGKQF; translated from the coding sequence ATGAAAAAAATTATGCTGGCGTGTTCAACATTATTACTTTCCCAGCCGGTTTTCGCGGAGAAAATGGGAGAGTTGCCGAACTACTTTTACCTTGGCGCAGGCACGATCGCTTTTGATGTTTCTGCTTACGGTGACAACAGTGGCAGTGAGCTTTCAACCCCAAACTTTACGATCGGCTTTGGTAAAAACTTCAATGAACATGTTGCTGTCGAAGGTCTGTTTCGCTACACGCAAAATGAAGTCACCAACAGCACGGCAGGAACCAGCCTTAACTTAGACTATTATCAAGCAGGCGTTTCCGCTCTGCTCTCCACAGGCAACTTGGGGGATTCCCCGATTTCACTTTTCGGCCGCTTGTCGGGTTTGATCACCCAAGCAAACATGTATGACGTGACAAACAACGCCGTGAAAATCTCGGAAGAAGCGGGGATGATTTTCAACGTCGGGGGCGGATTAGGCTGGGATATGGGGCAAAATTTCTGGCTGAAAGCCGAATATGTCTATAGCTTTGCTGACGCAGGCTTTAACGATTTCTACGATAAGTATTCTGGTTTCCAACTCTCTATCGGTAAGCAGTTCTAG
- the vexH gene encoding vibriobactin export RND transporter permease subunit VexH: protein MLLSDVSVKRPVAALVLSLLLCVFGFVSFSKLAVREMPDIESPVVSISTRYDGASATIIESQITSVLEDQLSGISGIDEISSTTRNSMSRITITFELGYDLNTGVSDVRDAVARAQRSLPEEADDPIVFKNNGSGEASLYINLSSSEMDRTQLTDYIERVLMDRFSLITGVSSVDISGGLYKVMYVKLSPELMAGRGVTATDITAALRSENLESPGGEVRNDQTVMSVRTARSYNSVEDFQYLVVKRASDNTPIYLKDVADVFIGAENENSTFKSDGVVNVSMGIVPQSDANPLEVAKRVHEEVDKVQKFLPEGTRLAIDYDSTVFIDRSISEVYSTLFITGGLVILVLYIFIGQARATLIPAVTVPVSLISSFIAAYYFGFSINLITLMALILSIGLVVDDAIVVVENIFHHIEKGESPLLAAYKGTREVGFAVIATTLVLVMVFLPISFMDGMVGLLFTEFSVLLAMSVIFSSLIALTLTPVLGSKILKANVKKNRFNDVVDLLFGKLESGYRAVLKRALAWRWLAPLIILACMGGSYALMNQVPAQLTPQEDRGVIFAFVRGADATSYNRMSANMDLVEARLMPLLGQGFLKSFSIQSPAFGGQAGDQTGFVIMILDDWNERSVTAQQALGEVRKALAGIPDVRVFPFMPGFRGGSSEPVQFVLGGSDYNELRDWAEVLKNKAEESPIMEGAEINYSEKTPELVVSVDKRRAAELGISIKEISDTLEIMLGGRKETTFVERGEEYDVYLRGDENRFNNAADLSQIYLRTQSGDLVTLDTVTNVEEIASSIRLSHYNKQKAITITANLSDGYTLGDALDFLDQQAIETLPGDITISYSGESKDFKENQSSVAIVFALALLVAYLVLAAQFESFINPLVVMFTVPMGVFGGFLGLLIMQQGMNIYSQIGMIMLIGMVTKNGILIVEFANQLRDRGFEFEQAIIDASARRLRPILMTAFTTLAGAIPLILSDGAGYESRVAVGTVIFFGMGFATLVTLFVIPAMYRLISRYTEAPGHVETELNQALSHDTKGRVSHG, encoded by the coding sequence ATGTTACTCTCTGATGTGTCAGTAAAAAGACCAGTTGCTGCGCTGGTATTGAGTTTGTTGTTGTGTGTGTTTGGTTTTGTCTCGTTCAGCAAATTGGCGGTACGTGAGATGCCGGATATAGAAAGCCCGGTTGTCTCCATTAGCACACGTTACGACGGAGCATCGGCGACGATCATCGAAAGCCAGATCACGTCAGTGCTTGAAGATCAACTCTCAGGCATCAGTGGTATTGATGAGATTTCGTCGACCACGCGTAACAGCATGTCTCGTATCACCATAACCTTTGAACTGGGTTATGACCTCAATACAGGGGTGAGTGATGTTCGTGATGCCGTGGCGCGCGCACAGCGTTCGCTACCCGAGGAAGCCGACGATCCAATCGTGTTTAAAAACAACGGTAGTGGTGAGGCGTCCCTTTACATCAACCTCAGCTCTTCAGAGATGGATCGTACTCAGCTCACCGATTACATCGAGCGTGTACTCATGGATCGCTTTAGCCTTATTACCGGAGTGAGTTCCGTTGATATCTCGGGTGGCTTGTACAAAGTTATGTACGTGAAGCTAAGTCCTGAGCTTATGGCTGGGCGAGGCGTGACCGCCACGGACATTACCGCGGCGCTACGCAGTGAGAACCTTGAAAGTCCTGGGGGTGAAGTGCGTAACGATCAAACGGTGATGTCTGTTCGTACCGCGCGCAGCTATAACTCAGTAGAAGACTTCCAGTATCTGGTGGTCAAGCGTGCCAGTGACAACACGCCGATTTATCTCAAAGACGTGGCGGATGTCTTTATCGGTGCTGAGAATGAGAACTCGACGTTTAAAAGTGACGGGGTAGTCAACGTCAGCATGGGGATTGTCCCTCAGTCGGACGCTAACCCGCTTGAGGTGGCAAAAAGAGTGCATGAAGAAGTCGATAAAGTGCAGAAGTTTTTGCCAGAAGGGACGCGTCTCGCTATCGACTACGATTCAACCGTGTTTATTGACCGCTCTATTTCGGAGGTGTACAGCACCTTGTTTATCACTGGCGGGCTGGTGATTCTCGTGCTGTATATCTTCATCGGTCAAGCTCGCGCCACCTTGATTCCCGCGGTGACCGTGCCTGTGTCGCTGATTTCCTCTTTTATTGCCGCGTACTACTTTGGTTTCTCGATTAACCTCATCACCTTAATGGCCTTGATTCTCTCTATCGGCTTGGTGGTCGACGATGCGATTGTGGTCGTTGAGAACATTTTCCATCATATCGAGAAAGGCGAATCGCCGTTGCTTGCAGCCTATAAAGGCACGCGAGAGGTGGGTTTTGCGGTCATTGCCACCACCTTAGTGTTGGTGATGGTGTTTTTACCGATCTCCTTCATGGACGGCATGGTGGGCCTACTCTTTACCGAGTTCTCGGTGTTGTTGGCAATGTCCGTGATTTTTTCATCATTGATAGCGCTCACGCTCACGCCAGTTCTGGGCAGCAAAATTCTTAAAGCCAATGTTAAGAAAAACCGTTTTAATGACGTAGTGGACCTGTTGTTTGGCAAGTTAGAGTCCGGTTATCGCGCGGTGCTAAAGCGAGCACTCGCGTGGCGATGGCTTGCGCCCCTGATCATCCTTGCTTGTATGGGTGGCAGCTACGCGCTAATGAATCAAGTGCCAGCACAATTAACACCACAAGAAGATCGAGGGGTGATTTTTGCCTTCGTCCGTGGTGCCGATGCCACCAGTTATAACCGCATGTCTGCCAATATGGACTTAGTGGAAGCGCGTTTAATGCCGTTGTTGGGGCAAGGGTTCCTTAAGTCATTCAGCATCCAGTCACCGGCGTTTGGCGGCCAAGCGGGTGACCAAACCGGATTCGTTATTATGATCTTGGATGATTGGAATGAACGTTCGGTGACAGCGCAGCAAGCGTTAGGTGAAGTGCGTAAAGCGCTGGCGGGTATTCCAGATGTCCGTGTTTTCCCGTTTATGCCCGGATTCCGTGGCGGTTCGAGCGAGCCTGTGCAGTTTGTGCTTGGCGGCTCGGATTACAACGAACTGCGCGATTGGGCCGAGGTGCTGAAGAACAAAGCAGAAGAATCCCCAATTATGGAAGGGGCGGAGATCAACTATTCAGAGAAAACGCCAGAATTGGTGGTGTCGGTGGATAAACGCCGTGCCGCGGAACTGGGCATCAGCATCAAAGAGATTTCCGATACCTTAGAAATCATGCTGGGTGGGCGTAAAGAAACCACCTTTGTAGAACGTGGTGAAGAGTACGATGTTTATCTTCGTGGTGATGAAAATCGCTTTAATAACGCAGCGGATCTGAGCCAAATTTATCTGCGCACGCAAAGTGGCGATCTGGTTACCTTAGATACCGTGACCAACGTTGAGGAAATTGCGTCGTCGATTCGCTTATCGCACTACAACAAGCAGAAAGCGATCACGATTACCGCCAACTTGTCGGATGGTTACACGCTGGGTGATGCTTTGGATTTTCTTGATCAGCAAGCGATCGAGACCTTGCCGGGCGATATTACCATCAGCTATTCCGGTGAATCGAAGGACTTCAAAGAAAACCAGTCGAGCGTTGCCATTGTGTTTGCTTTGGCTTTGCTGGTGGCCTACCTCGTTCTTGCTGCGCAATTTGAAAGCTTCATCAACCCTCTGGTGGTGATGTTTACCGTGCCTATGGGGGTGTTTGGTGGTTTCTTAGGTTTGCTCATCATGCAGCAAGGCATGAACATCTACAGTCAGATTGGTATGATCATGCTGATCGGCATGGTGACCAAAAACGGTATCTTGATTGTGGAGTTTGCTAACCAACTGCGTGACCGAGGTTTTGAGTTTGAACAAGCGATTATTGATGCCTCGGCACGACGGTTGCGACCGATTTTAATGACCGCCTTCACGACTCTAGCGGGCGCGATTCCACTTATTTTGTCGGATGGGGCGGGCTACGAAAGCCGCGTGGCGGTTGGGACCGTTATTTTCTTCGGTATGGGGTTTGCCACTCTAGTCACCTTGTTCGTTATCCCTGCGATGTATCGTTTGATATCTCGATACACAGAAGCACCAGGGCATGTAGAAACGGAACTAAATCAAGCCCTTAGCCATGATACGAAAGGCCGAGTAAGCCACGGTTAA
- a CDS encoding efflux RND transporter periplasmic adaptor subunit, whose amino-acid sequence MGTSSLSHAAPRGPSAVTVVAEKVQTHQISQSLALVGKLEAVQSVVIASEVSGKVESIQVKANQNVTKGQLLVKLEDDKALAAVSEAKAYLKDEQRKLKEFERLVSRNAITQTEIDAQKASVEIAQARLTAANANLNDLHITAPFAGTVGFVDFSRGKLVNSGTELLTLDDLSLMQLDLRIPERYLSMLSIGMPVTATSSAWGKQVFTGKVVGIDSRINAETLNLRVRIQFENPENQLKPGMLLNTALAFPAIEAPIIPVQALEYSGTKRYVYVIGSDNKAKRTEVLLGARVENQVVIESGVSIGDKIVVQGIVNMRDGVLVKEIGGAAAGQETVAKKDAQ is encoded by the coding sequence ATGGGGACTTCCTCTCTATCCCATGCTGCTCCAAGAGGGCCATCTGCTGTTACTGTGGTTGCAGAAAAAGTGCAAACACACCAAATTAGCCAATCTTTAGCGCTGGTCGGCAAATTGGAAGCGGTGCAGTCAGTGGTGATTGCGTCCGAAGTGTCCGGCAAAGTCGAAAGCATTCAAGTGAAAGCGAACCAGAATGTCACTAAAGGGCAATTGCTGGTCAAGCTTGAGGACGATAAAGCCTTAGCGGCCGTTTCTGAAGCAAAAGCTTATTTGAAAGATGAGCAGAGAAAACTTAAAGAATTTGAGCGATTGGTCAGTCGCAATGCGATTACGCAAACAGAAATTGACGCGCAAAAAGCGAGTGTCGAGATTGCACAAGCGCGTTTGACAGCGGCCAATGCCAACTTGAATGATCTTCATATCACCGCACCCTTTGCCGGAACGGTGGGTTTCGTCGATTTTAGTCGCGGCAAGTTGGTGAACTCAGGCACTGAGTTACTGACTCTCGACGATCTGTCATTAATGCAACTGGATCTGAGAATTCCGGAGCGTTATCTGTCTATGTTGTCGATAGGTATGCCTGTGACAGCCACATCCAGCGCTTGGGGTAAACAAGTGTTCACTGGCAAGGTGGTGGGCATTGACTCACGGATTAACGCCGAAACGTTGAACCTACGAGTGCGCATTCAGTTTGAAAATCCGGAAAATCAGTTGAAACCAGGGATGTTGCTCAATACCGCCTTAGCGTTCCCGGCGATTGAAGCGCCGATCATTCCGGTGCAGGCATTAGAGTATTCCGGGACCAAACGTTACGTCTATGTCATCGGCAGCGACAATAAAGCGAAACGCACAGAAGTTCTGCTTGGTGCGCGAGTCGAGAACCAAGTGGTGATCGAGTCGGGTGTCAGCATCGGCGATAAAATCGTCGTGCAAGGTATCGTGAACATGCGTGACGGTGTGTTAGTCAAAGAAATTGGCGGCGCAGCAGCAGGGCAAGAGACCGTAGCGAAGAAGGATGCGCAATAA
- a CDS encoding IS4-like element ISVvu3 family transposase, with protein MSIQNYFADFLEESPVDVAQLTTFSEHIPDEWVAKAATLSDKATIRRRRLPSDMVLWLIVGMAFFRNESIAEVARRMNVCAEGLADEELLAKSALTQARQRLGKAAPEWLFRQCSHTWGLERYPEDTWQGLQVFAIDGALFRTADTPELREHFGSGNTSSERQTPHPVLRVVTMMNVRSHVIVDAAISPYRRGEIPLAMPFIDSLPDNSVTLLDKGFYGADLLLSLQNSGSNRHWLLPAKKGVKFRLVDNEESDDMLVEMKVSPQARKKNPNLPEKWQVRAVTYQVQGKHKTVFTSLPREEYDAESVAELYHERWEIELGYRDIKSSMQHNALVLRSKTVELVYQELWGLLLGYNLVRREASQAAVEHGRMANEISFKYACQFIASQLKVMSKAVSPGNTPKRLKSLRGDLSILFIDKRPKPNRPRAVKISKTRYPVNRKAAPLK; from the coding sequence ATGTCTATCCAAAACTATTTTGCTGACTTTCTTGAAGAGAGTCCTGTTGATGTCGCTCAGCTAACCACCTTCTCCGAGCATATTCCTGATGAGTGGGTTGCTAAAGCAGCAACACTTTCCGATAAAGCGACAATTCGTCGACGTCGTTTACCTAGTGATATGGTTCTTTGGCTTATTGTTGGAATGGCGTTTTTCCGCAATGAGTCTATTGCAGAAGTCGCACGGCGAATGAATGTCTGTGCCGAGGGCTTAGCCGATGAGGAACTGCTAGCTAAAAGTGCTTTAACGCAAGCAAGGCAACGCCTTGGTAAAGCGGCTCCAGAATGGTTGTTTAGACAATGCAGTCACACATGGGGTCTAGAGCGTTACCCCGAGGATACTTGGCAAGGCTTACAAGTCTTCGCTATTGATGGGGCTCTTTTTCGAACCGCTGATACACCAGAGCTAAGAGAACATTTTGGGTCAGGTAATACATCCAGCGAGAGGCAGACGCCTCATCCAGTACTCAGGGTGGTGACCATGATGAATGTTCGCTCACATGTCATTGTAGACGCAGCTATAAGCCCCTATCGTCGTGGTGAAATACCGCTTGCAATGCCCTTTATTGACTCTCTACCTGATAACTCAGTGACTTTACTAGATAAGGGGTTTTATGGCGCAGACTTACTTCTTTCTCTCCAAAATAGTGGCTCCAACAGGCATTGGTTGTTACCAGCGAAGAAAGGGGTGAAATTCAGACTTGTGGACAATGAAGAGAGCGACGACATGTTGGTAGAAATGAAAGTCTCTCCACAGGCTCGCAAGAAAAATCCTAACCTACCTGAAAAATGGCAAGTCAGAGCCGTTACTTATCAAGTGCAAGGTAAGCACAAAACAGTGTTTACGTCTTTGCCTAGGGAAGAGTACGATGCGGAATCAGTAGCCGAGCTTTACCATGAGAGATGGGAAATTGAGTTAGGGTACAGAGATATAAAAAGTTCGATGCAGCACAACGCGTTAGTGCTGAGGAGTAAGACGGTCGAGCTTGTTTATCAAGAGTTATGGGGGCTATTGCTTGGCTATAACTTGGTAAGACGAGAAGCTAGTCAAGCGGCCGTAGAACATGGTCGAATGGCCAATGAAATCAGTTTTAAATACGCTTGTCAGTTCATCGCTAGTCAACTGAAAGTAATGAGCAAAGCGGTATCTCCAGGTAACACACCGAAGCGTCTAAAAAGTCTGCGCGGAGACTTATCCATCCTTTTTATAGACAAACGCCCTAAGCCAAATCGGCCTAGGGCGGTAAAAATATCAAAGACCCGATATCCTGTTAATCGCAAGGCAGCTCCTCTTAAGTGA
- a CDS encoding Tim44 domain-containing protein: MKRLLSIVALLMVSVIATPIAEAKKMGGGKSFGKSYKTAPAPKQQQQNTNNIGKEQTAKQSSKKGLMGGILGGLLAGGLLAAFFGGAFEGIQFMDILIIGLIAFVIFKLMRGLLASKQGSMNQHRQQPAFGGQAPKFEQSNVHNFEQSPNTPTGGFGFGAQSDVPHNYPPGFDQVAFVNGAREHYRILQGAWNHNQLETIEEYVSPSLFEDLKAERAKLDGEQHTDVMYVDAQIVRADYDASTAHLSLQFSGRYRDAVEGIEEDITDIWHLERDLTAPNAPWMIVGIQG; this comes from the coding sequence ATGAAACGTTTATTATCGATTGTTGCCCTGCTGATGGTTTCTGTGATTGCAACGCCAATTGCTGAAGCGAAAAAAATGGGTGGCGGTAAGTCGTTTGGCAAAAGCTATAAAACGGCTCCAGCTCCTAAACAACAGCAGCAAAATACGAACAATATTGGTAAAGAGCAGACGGCAAAACAGAGCTCCAAGAAAGGCCTGATGGGCGGTATTCTTGGTGGCTTGTTGGCGGGCGGTTTGCTTGCTGCGTTCTTTGGGGGCGCGTTTGAAGGTATTCAGTTTATGGATATCCTCATCATCGGCTTAATTGCTTTCGTGATCTTTAAATTAATGCGTGGTCTACTGGCTTCTAAGCAAGGCAGTATGAATCAGCATCGCCAGCAGCCAGCATTTGGCGGCCAAGCACCTAAGTTTGAACAATCAAATGTTCATAACTTCGAGCAGTCACCGAACACTCCAACAGGTGGTTTTGGTTTTGGCGCGCAATCTGATGTACCACACAACTATCCTCCAGGTTTCGACCAAGTTGCATTTGTCAATGGCGCACGTGAACACTACCGTATCCTGCAAGGCGCTTGGAACCATAATCAACTGGAAACGATTGAAGAGTATGTTTCTCCAAGCTTGTTTGAAGACCTAAAAGCGGAGCGAGCGAAACTCGATGGTGAGCAGCATACGGATGTCATGTATGTGGATGCACAAATCGTTCGTGCTGATTACGATGCGTCAACTGCGCACTTGAGCTTACAGTTCAGTGGTCGTTACCGTGACGCGGTGGAGGGCATTGAAGAAGATATCACAGATATCTGGCACCTTGAGCGAGATCTGACTGCGCCAAATGCGCCGTGGATGATCGTGGGTATCCAAGGCTAG
- a CDS encoding TetR/AcrR family transcriptional regulator, producing MARRNDHTREELIALTLETVKEFLAEHSYHELSLRKLANMIGYVPSTLVNVFGSYNLLLLHAVAQTLDELSVEAMKVVQDSNDKKQALAELAYCYHDFALQHPHRWRLIFEHNMNGAELPEWQAKRIDNMTGMLEALLQQLAPSRTPTEVLQASRVLWSGVHGITLLSVDDKFFSSEPIDGKELIDSLLTNYLTNW from the coding sequence ATGGCCCGTAGAAACGATCACACCAGAGAAGAACTTATCGCATTAACGCTTGAAACAGTGAAAGAGTTTCTTGCTGAACACTCGTATCATGAACTGAGTTTGCGAAAGTTGGCCAATATGATCGGCTACGTTCCTAGCACCTTGGTTAATGTGTTTGGTAGCTACAATTTGCTGCTGCTGCATGCTGTAGCGCAAACTCTAGATGAGCTATCAGTGGAAGCAATGAAAGTTGTTCAAGACTCCAATGACAAAAAACAGGCTCTTGCCGAGCTTGCCTATTGCTACCATGACTTTGCCTTGCAACACCCTCATCGCTGGCGCTTAATTTTTGAGCACAACATGAATGGCGCTGAATTGCCTGAGTGGCAAGCTAAGCGCATTGATAATATGACCGGTATGCTAGAGGCGCTATTGCAACAACTTGCCCCATCTCGCACACCAACCGAAGTGTTGCAAGCGAGCCGCGTGTTGTGGTCTGGCGTTCATGGTATTACGCTACTGAGTGTGGATGACAAATTTTTCTCCAGTGAGCCAATTGATGGTAAAGAGTTGATAGACAGTCTTTTGACCAACTATCTAACCAACTGGTAA
- a CDS encoding MFS transporter, with product MAANSQSSLLTQRKFLPYFITQFFGAFNDNIFKNVLLLLVAFAGTGALSISSDLFINLAAGLFILPFFLFSASAGVLADKYEKSWFIRKVKLFEIAIMLLGAIGFITESYAILLLLLFLMGTQSAFFGPVKYALLPQQLKQEELVPGNALVEAGTFIAILVGTLGAGIIASHEQAKYVAAFCVVIFAVFGYLASRAIPVAHACAPELKFRWQPYRQTRHTIAIAKSDRVVYQCIMAISWFWFLGAAYLTQFPNFTKIYLNGTESAVSFLLALFSVGIALGSLACNKLSKGRIDVGIVPIGAFGITVFGYLMATSIPSELPRFHTFAQFVQYQPFWSLFSYLLMIGVSGGLFIVPLYALMQHRAKESERAQVIAGLNIYNSLFMVASAVLGIVCLAAIGISIPQFFVLLSLLNFLVAAYLFLQAPMFVVRFLVWVLTHTLYRVTHKNLHHLPKDGGALIVCNHVSYMDALLLSAVCPRLIRFVMEEEYARLPILRRFLRTAGVIPISASNRTSIRRAFNDVEQALSEGHIVCIFPEGRLTENGDMNPFMRGIDIILRRSPVPVIPMALKGLWGSYFSRHKGRACKGLPSRFWSRLEIEAGLPIEPKAASAEVMQQKVAELRGDWR from the coding sequence ATGGCCGCGAATAGCCAAAGCTCGCTGTTAACACAGCGTAAGTTTCTGCCGTACTTCATTACTCAATTTTTCGGTGCCTTTAACGACAACATATTCAAAAATGTGTTGTTGTTGCTTGTCGCGTTTGCAGGTACTGGCGCACTGTCCATCTCCAGTGATCTTTTCATCAACCTTGCCGCTGGTTTATTCATTCTGCCGTTTTTCCTTTTTTCAGCGTCAGCAGGTGTGCTGGCAGACAAATACGAAAAGTCTTGGTTTATTCGCAAAGTCAAATTGTTTGAAATCGCCATTATGTTGCTCGGCGCTATCGGTTTTATTACCGAGAGCTACGCCATCTTATTGCTGCTGTTGTTTTTGATGGGCACACAGTCGGCATTTTTTGGCCCGGTCAAATATGCGCTACTGCCACAGCAACTAAAACAAGAAGAGCTCGTCCCCGGTAACGCTTTGGTTGAAGCGGGTACTTTTATTGCTATTCTCGTCGGTACATTAGGCGCGGGTATTATTGCCTCACACGAGCAAGCAAAATACGTTGCCGCTTTTTGTGTCGTTATCTTTGCTGTATTCGGCTATCTCGCCAGCAGAGCAATTCCCGTTGCACACGCATGCGCGCCAGAGTTGAAATTTCGCTGGCAGCCTTATCGTCAAACGAGACACACAATTGCCATCGCAAAATCGGATCGTGTTGTATATCAATGTATTATGGCGATCAGTTGGTTTTGGTTCCTTGGTGCCGCGTACCTCACTCAATTTCCTAACTTCACCAAGATTTATCTCAATGGCACAGAAAGTGCGGTCTCTTTCTTGTTGGCGCTCTTTTCTGTGGGCATCGCGCTAGGTTCACTCGCGTGCAACAAACTGTCTAAAGGCCGCATTGATGTCGGCATCGTCCCGATTGGTGCTTTTGGTATTACGGTATTTGGCTACTTGATGGCCACGTCGATACCCAGCGAGCTACCTCGATTTCATACCTTCGCACAGTTTGTGCAGTATCAGCCATTTTGGTCACTGTTTAGCTACTTGCTCATGATCGGCGTTTCTGGTGGATTGTTCATCGTCCCACTCTATGCCCTGATGCAACATCGTGCCAAGGAAAGTGAACGTGCGCAGGTCATTGCGGGCCTCAATATTTACAACTCACTATTTATGGTGGCCAGTGCAGTATTAGGCATCGTGTGTCTTGCCGCGATCGGCATATCGATTCCACAATTTTTTGTGCTACTTTCGTTACTCAACTTTTTAGTGGCTGCGTATCTCTTTTTGCAAGCACCAATGTTTGTGGTGCGTTTCCTCGTGTGGGTGCTTACTCACACACTCTATCGCGTGACACATAAGAATCTACACCACTTACCGAAAGACGGTGGCGCGCTTATTGTTTGCAATCACGTGAGTTACATGGACGCTTTGCTGCTGAGTGCCGTCTGCCCTCGATTGATTCGTTTTGTCATGGAAGAAGAATACGCAAGGCTGCCGATTTTGCGTCGCTTCTTACGCACTGCCGGGGTAATTCCTATCTCCGCCAGCAACAGAACCTCTATTCGACGTGCATTTAACGATGTCGAACAAGCTTTGAGTGAAGGGCATATTGTCTGTATTTTCCCAGAGGGCAGATTAACGGAAAATGGCGACATGAATCCATTTATGCGTGGCATTGACATCATCCTTCGTCGCAGCCCTGTGCCCGTTATCCCAATGGCGTTAAAAGGCTTGTGGGGTAGCTATTTCAGCCGCCACAAGGGCCGAGCCTGTAAAGGGCTCCCTAGCCGTTTCTGGTCTCGACTAGAAATTGAAGCAGGGTTGCCTATTGAGCCTAAAGCCGCCTCTGCGGAAGTTATGCAGCAAAAAGTGGCAGAGTTACGAGGCGATTGGCGCTAA
- a CDS encoding YeiH family protein, whose amino-acid sequence MNRKHLPFIFSLLLCLSPWVSSPTALVLGFLLASTGLVPSQLPISTYTKKLLSYSIVGLGFGIQFQQAIAVTSDGIGLIVVTIVGTLLLGYLVAKVIKLETTTAYLISAGTAICGGSAIAAVAPAIKAKDQQIALALATVFVLNSLALFIFPVIGHALALDQQTFGTWAAIAIHDTSSVVGAASAYGKQALTTATTLKLARALWIIPVALLSAMLFARGNGAEGKRKLVLPYFIFWYCGAIAFSDLFPQFETAYQGIFSVAKQALVVCLFLIGCSISVEKLKSAGAKPLIFGLSLWVVISTTSLSWLLLTR is encoded by the coding sequence TTGAATCGTAAGCATCTTCCTTTTATTTTCTCGTTGCTACTCTGCTTGAGTCCTTGGGTCTCTTCGCCTACAGCATTGGTGCTAGGTTTTCTGCTCGCAAGCACGGGTTTGGTTCCATCCCAACTGCCCATTTCGACCTACACCAAAAAGCTTTTGTCTTACTCCATTGTTGGCTTGGGGTTTGGTATCCAATTTCAGCAAGCCATTGCCGTAACCTCTGATGGTATCGGCCTAATTGTGGTCACCATTGTCGGTACCCTGCTGCTCGGTTATTTAGTGGCTAAAGTGATTAAGCTCGAAACCACGACCGCATACCTTATTTCAGCAGGCACTGCGATTTGTGGGGGGAGTGCGATTGCGGCAGTTGCGCCAGCGATCAAAGCCAAAGATCAGCAGATTGCCCTCGCACTGGCGACCGTCTTCGTTCTTAACTCCCTTGCATTGTTTATTTTTCCGGTGATTGGACATGCATTAGCATTGGATCAACAAACTTTTGGGACTTGGGCAGCAATCGCCATTCACGACACCTCCTCTGTCGTTGGAGCTGCATCCGCGTACGGTAAGCAAGCACTTACCACCGCGACGACATTAAAACTCGCCCGAGCATTATGGATTATTCCCGTTGCTCTGCTCAGTGCAATGCTCTTTGCTCGCGGAAATGGCGCGGAAGGTAAGCGCAAGTTAGTGCTTCCATACTTCATTTTTTGGTATTGCGGTGCCATCGCCTTTAGCGATCTCTTCCCTCAATTTGAGACCGCCTATCAGGGCATTTTCTCGGTCGCGAAGCAGGCACTAGTGGTGTGTTTATTTTTGATTGGTTGCAGTATTTCTGTTGAGAAGCTGAAAAGTGCGGGTGCAAAACCTCTGATCTTTGGTTTGAGCCTATGGGTGGTTATCTCAACCACTTCGCTCAGTTGGTTGTTGCTCACACGTTAA